Sequence from the Deinococcus sedimenti genome:
CGGCCAGGAAACCACCCTGCAGACCCTGTACATCACCGCCATGCACTGGGGCTCGATCATCGTCGCGCCCGGCTACACCGACCCGGCCATCTTCGCGTCCGGCGGCAACCCCTACGGCGCCAGCGTCACCGCGAACGGCCAGCCCCTGAGCGACGAGGACCGCACCACCATCGCCCACCAGACCCGCCGCCTGATCGAAGTCACCACGAAACTCAAGAACTGACAGCGGCGTTCAGGGAGACTGAGGGGTTTTCTCAGTCTCTCTGAAACGAGGAGCTCGAAGATCCGCCGCCATCAGCGGGTGGAGGTGAAATTGAAGGGCGTGCCTTTGGCCCTTCAATGGAACTGGACACCGCTGCGAACCCAGCACCGCAAGAGGCCCGCACGACATGCACGTGCGGGCCCCCGTCATGCCACCAGACCAGCCGCTCAGCGCCAGCCGGCCGTATTCAGCACCCAGTACGGCCCGGCAGCGCCGTCCACCCGCGCCACCGACGCATCCGACACCGCCCCGAACAGCGCCGCGCAGTGACTGCTGCTGCCTTTCCACGCCGCGATCACCTCCGCCGGCGCCGTCAGACCCGCCCCGCCCGCGAGACTCTCCCCGAACACCCACTGTCCGCCCCGCGGCGGCACCGGCCGGTACCCGGCGTCCACCATCCGCTGGGACGGCACCCGACCATCCACCGCACTCCGGTGCGGCAGCGTCAGTCCGCCCGATGCGGCCAGTTCCCGCCCATACAGCGTCGCCGCGCGGTGCAGGTGCCCCTCGAACTGCAGCGCCCCCACCGGCGCGAACGACCCGCCCGGGCAGACCCCACCCCGCGCCCGCTCGGCATTGACGGCCGCCAGCATGTCCCGCTCCGCCACCGACTGCGGGAAATCCGCCAGCGGCACCCGCAGCGGCGCGAACGCCGGCGACGCCTGATAGTCGAACGTCACGCCGTACTGCGCGTCCGTCACCGTCACCTTCACCAGATCCGGCCCGGACGGCACCTCAGACGGCGAGCAGCCCACCAGCACCGACATCCACACCATCGCCGCACCCACAGCGGCACCCACCGTCACACGCGTCATACCTCAAGCCTAGGACGCCTCGCCCCCACCGGCTGCCCAATCTGACCACCCCCCCCAGCGCCGAGCCATCCCACCTCGCCGGACACGCCGACGCGCTCCCACCACCCCAGCCGCTACCCTGCCCGCATGACCACAGCCCAGCTCACCGCGCCCGGCGCGTACCCCGGCCTGAACCTCCAGCTGCACGACGGCGGCATCCTGGAAGTCGTCATCCGCAGCGACAAGACCCTGAACAGCGTGAACGCCGACGCACACCGCGCCCTGACCCGCGTGTGGCGCGACATCGACGACACCCCCGGCATCCGCTGCGTCCTCGTGCGCGGCGAGGGACGCGGGTTCAGCAGCGGCGGGGACTTCACCCTGATCGAGGAGATGAGCAGCGACTTCACCGCCCTCACCCGCGTCTGGAAAGAAGCCCGCGACCTCGTGTACAACGTCATCAACTGCTCCAAACCCATCGTCAGCGCCATCCACGGCCCCTGCGTCGGCGCCGGACTTGCCGTCGCCCTCCTGGCCGACGTCAGCATCACCGCGCACACTGCCCGCCTCCTCGACGGCCACGTCCGCCTGGGCGTCGCCGCCGGAGACCACGCCGCGATCATCTGGCCCCTCCTGTGCGGCCTGAACAAAGCCAAATACCACCTCATGACCGGCGAACCCGTCAGCGGCATCGAAGCCGAACGCATCGGCCTCGTCAGCCTCACCGTCCCCGACGACGAACTCATGGACCGCGCCTGGACGGTCGCCCAGCAACTCGCGGGCGGCAGCCCCACCGCCACCCGCTGGACCAAATACGCCCTGAACAACTGGCTCAGACAGGCCGGGCCCACCTTCGACGCGTCCCTCGCGCTGGAATTCCTCGGCTTCACCGGCCCCGACGTCCGCGAAGGCCTCAGCAGCCTCCGCGAAAAACGCGCACCCAACTTCGCGGACGACGCGCCGCTGTAAAAGGGCAGTGGGGAGTGGGAAGTGGGAAGGGAGGCTGCTGCGCAGCGGAACCCCTCAGTCAGCTGCGCTGACAGCTCCCCTCAAAGGGGAGCCTTGGACACATGCTTCTGCCGAAGCGAGGAAAGTCGATCAGCCGACCACAGCGTCCCCCACCACAGCTGACCGCTGACTGCCCCCGGCCGTCGTGCGCGCAGCGCGCGGGCCTGCGACGGGGGCGAAGGATGGCGTCAAGGCCAGACACCCCACTGCCCAACACAAACACGCCGCAGGAGTAGAAACTCCTGCCGAGCGCAGCGACCGCTTCCCCTGCCCCCCTGGGGTACTCGTATGAGCCGCTTGCGGAGGGGGCTGGGGGGTGGGGCCACCCGCCGGGAAGCACAGCCCCCTGTCCCCGCCCGGGGAACTTTCCCCTCAATCAGCCCGCCGCGCGTTATCGTGAGCCGTAAAACCATCCTCAGGAGGGATACCCATGACGACCAAACAACCCGTCCGCGTTGCCGTTACCGGCGCCGCTGGCCAGATCGGCTACAGCCTTCTTTTCCGCATCGCGTCGGGCGACATGCTCGGCAAGGACCAGCCGGTCATTCTGCAGCTGCTGGAGATCACGCCTGCGCTGAAGGCGCTGAACGGCGTCGTGATGGAGTTGCGTGACTGCGCGTTCCCGCTGCTGGCGGACATCGTGACGAGCGATGACCCGATGGTGGCGTTCAAGGACGCGGATTACGCGCTGCTGGTGGGCGCCATGCCGCGGAAGGCCGGGATGGAGCGCGGGGATCTGCTGGGCGCGAACGGTGGGATCTTCAAGCCGCAGGGTGAGGCACTGAATGCCGTGGCGAGCCGTGACGTGAAGGTGCTCGTGGTGGGGAACCCCGCGAACACGAACGCACTGATCGCTCAGCAGAACGCGCCGGACTTGGACGCGGGGCAGTTCACGGCGATGGTGCGTCTGGATCACAACCGTGCGATCAGCCAGCTGGCTGAGAAGACCGGGAAGCCCGTGAGCAGCATCAAGAACCTGACGATCTGGGGCAACCACTCCTCGACCCAGTACCCCGACCTGAGCCAGGCGACGGTGGACGGTCAGCCTGCGCTGGATCAGGTGGACCGTGACTGGTACGAGAACAGCTACATCTCCACGGTCGCCAAGCGTGGCGCGGCGATCATCGAGGCGCGCGGCCTGAGCAGCGCCGCGTCCGCCGCGAGCGCCGCGATCGACCACATGCGCGACTGGGCGCTCGGCACGCCCGAGGGCGAGTGGGTCAGCATGGGCATCCCCAGCGACGGCAGCTACGGCATTCCCGAGGGCCTGATCTACGGTTTCCCCGTGACCTGCAAGAACGGCAAGTACGAGATCGTGCAGGGCCTCCCCGTCAGTGACTTCAGCCGCGGCAAGATGGACGCCACGGCGCAGGAACTGACCGAGGAACGCGACGAAGTGCGCAAACTGGGTCTGGTCAAGTAAACCCAGGCTGAGTGGGGGGAGCGGGTGGCCTGCGGGTCGCCCGCTTCTTCGTATGTGTGGCGGCGTGCGTGGCGGGCGTGTGCTCTGCTGCGGGGCGTGATACGGATTCCGTCTGTTTCGTTAACAACCCGGAACCACACCGGGTTGCCAACTCCACGCCCGGAACCCGCTTTGCTCCTTCTCGCATCCGCTCGGGTTGAACGGTTGAGGCAAACCGTTCAACCGGAGTCCGTATGAGTGACGCGGCGTGGCGGGCGGGACTGGAGGAGCGTTTTGTGCGGTGGCTGGAGCAGGACGTGACGCACCTGCTGCCGGGCGGACCGCACGCGGACGCGCAGGCGCGCGTGGCGGGGCGGTTGCGGGCGGCGTGGGTGCCGGACTGGTCGGGCGTGACGGAGAACTACGGGGGACGGCGGGGCATCACGCGTCGTTCCTGCGGTCGAAGCTGGCGTTCGCGCAGGCCGTTCACGCGAGGGCAGACGGTGCAGGGGTGGACGCGGCAGAGGCGGCGCGGCTGGAGCGGGCGTGCCTGGACGCGGCGGGGGCGTTCTGGCGGGAGTGGGCGGGCTACCACCTGACGGTGCGGGCGGGCGCTTGACGTGCAGTCGACTGCACGTTCGACACTGGTTTTCACAGCGGTGTCCAGATGCACCCTGGAGCGGGCAGCACGCCCCAGGGCTCCGCTTCCCACCACTGTCATTTCAGGCACTCGCTTCGCTCGATTCAGAGGTATCGAGGGAGACCCTCGCCACCTCTGAACTCTGCTCAGGAGGCACCACCCCATGTTCAATGCGCTGCACACCGACGCCCTGACCGCCCATTCCGACGTTGCTCCCTTCTCCGATCGGCTGAACGAGTGCCGTGAGGCGGCCCGCGCGGCCCGGCTGAGCCGTCTGAACTACCTGCTGGGCAGGCGCTGGACGCTGCCGCGCTGGCACGTGACGGTGACCGTGCGGAGGGTGGCGTGAAGTCTGTGAGCGCGGTGGAGTTCCGGCAGGGGGTCCGGCAATTCCGGGACGTGATCAGCACACTGTCGGACGAACAGCGGGCGGACGTGGCGACCATGTGCGGCGGGCCGGAGGTGCTGGACGCCCTGTTCGAGGAGCGGGGCGTGGGGATCGGGCGGTTCGCGGCGCTGATGGGGCTGCCCGCGACGACGGTGCGGCACCTGCTGCGCGAGGATCTGCTGCATCCCATGCGGGTGAACGGCAAGTTCCGGTTCCTGCTGCACAACGTGATCGAGTTGCGGGGCGTGCAGCAGTGGCAGGCGGTGGGGCTGACGCTGGAGGACGCGCGGGCGTTCCTGGACGCGCAGGGTCTGCTGGGGTTGGTGGCGCAGGGCGGCACGATGTTCTCGGTGCAGCGTGAGGCGCCGGCCCCGGAGGCGCT
This genomic interval carries:
- a CDS encoding CAP domain-containing protein — its product is MTRVTVGAAVGAAMVWMSVLVGCSPSEVPSGPDLVKVTVTDAQYGVTFDYQASPAFAPLRVPLADFPQSVAERDMLAAVNAERARGGVCPGGSFAPVGALQFEGHLHRAATLYGRELAASGGLTLPHRSAVDGRVPSQRMVDAGYRPVPPRGGQWVFGESLAGGAGLTAPAEVIAAWKGSSSHCAALFGAVSDASVARVDGAAGPYWVLNTAGWR
- a CDS encoding enoyl-CoA hydratase/isomerase family protein; this encodes MTTAQLTAPGAYPGLNLQLHDGGILEVVIRSDKTLNSVNADAHRALTRVWRDIDDTPGIRCVLVRGEGRGFSSGGDFTLIEEMSSDFTALTRVWKEARDLVYNVINCSKPIVSAIHGPCVGAGLAVALLADVSITAHTARLLDGHVRLGVAAGDHAAIIWPLLCGLNKAKYHLMTGEPVSGIEAERIGLVSLTVPDDELMDRAWTVAQQLAGGSPTATRWTKYALNNWLRQAGPTFDASLALEFLGFTGPDVREGLSSLREKRAPNFADDAPL
- a CDS encoding malate dehydrogenase, giving the protein MTTKQPVRVAVTGAAGQIGYSLLFRIASGDMLGKDQPVILQLLEITPALKALNGVVMELRDCAFPLLADIVTSDDPMVAFKDADYALLVGAMPRKAGMERGDLLGANGGIFKPQGEALNAVASRDVKVLVVGNPANTNALIAQQNAPDLDAGQFTAMVRLDHNRAISQLAEKTGKPVSSIKNLTIWGNHSSTQYPDLSQATVDGQPALDQVDRDWYENSYISTVAKRGAAIIEARGLSSAASAASAAIDHMRDWALGTPEGEWVSMGIPSDGSYGIPEGLIYGFPVTCKNGKYEIVQGLPVSDFSRGKMDATAQELTEERDEVRKLGLVK
- a CDS encoding MerR family transcriptional regulator, which produces MKSVSAVEFRQGVRQFRDVISTLSDEQRADVATMCGGPEVLDALFEERGVGIGRFAALMGLPATTVRHLLREDLLHPMRVNGKFRFLLHNVIELRGVQQWQAVGLTLEDARAFLDAQGLLGLVAQGGTMFSVQREAPAPEALPALKADVLARLGGAIRSLEDRHVALGQQLERARALERMVQENAFGQSGSGAPPA